The following DNA comes from Fusarium fujikuroi IMI 58289 draft genome, chromosome FFUJ_chr03.
AACCCAGGTCCCTGCCATCCGAGGCCCTTTTGTAACATAAATCATAGCAGCGTTCGATGGCAGGCCCTCTACAGGTTGGAGACCTTATCAGCCTTGGGCGCCTAGCCTGGGAAGTCTACCGCTATGGCTGGTCTGAAGAACATAATGCAAGTAAGTGACCCAAGCGCGACACCTTTGTTTCTCCTGCAAGGTATGCCTTGCGGGGCTTCGCCAACGCACTGCTTTTATTGAATGTCAACCTTCGCGAATAGGTACATGTACCTGGCGATCACACAATCCTTCATCAGTCCGCCTTCAGTAGATGTAATGTCGTTCTGACTGTATGGCAGCAAAACAATATGAAGAATTTGGAAGAGATGTCAGAGGTCTCGGTGAGAACCTCGATATCCTCAGCAGAGTAGTTGCATGGGCCGACAACTCTCTCCAGAGTCAAAGACGTCAAGGTGCACCAGCAAGGCTACGATGGGACAGGACGTCGCTGATTCAGATCATTGGGGACTACGAGATGACATTACGAGAATGCAATGAACTTCTCAGATCAAACAATCGATATCGTGTAGGAACCAACCCTTTACGCAACTTGGAATGGAACGTACTCGTTCAGCCCGCAGCCGATCAACTGCGCCAAAGGATCATGCTGCACAACTCGAAGATTCTACACGTCCTGAAACCGTTTGAAGTGTAAGTGAATCCAGTTGGTACCGTTTCATAAGCTGACGAGCTCAGTGACCTCCTTTTACGGGTACGGCAAGATATCGAGCGCATGCATCGAGACCTCGCGGACCGCATCACAGCCGCTCATCACGACATCCGCCGTCTGATGGGAGTTCTTATCCctgaccttgatgaagccCTCGACCAAAGAGTTCAGCGTAGTGTTATTCTACTAGAAGTGCCCGTGGACTTGGACGAACAGTTCCGGTTTGCAGCGCTCACCGGCCACCCCGAGTATCGCATCGAGGAGGACTTTGAACTCACCGAGCTGTCGGATGCATTCATACTGAACTTTCACAAGAGCACAATCAACTTTAAGTCTGGTATGGTAGTGGAAGAACGTGTTCCGACTGTTGACCAGTATCTCAACTTGTTGAAGTGTGTATGGATTTTCAAGAGAATTCAAGCGGCCCCCGCTTTGCGGGAGGCGGATAAGGACACTTCCCACTGGCCATCTTATGCCCGGCAACTGGAGGATGTAAGTCGTGTGTTCACTTATTTGTAAGGTATGGACTAACGGGAGTAGGACTTATCATCTCAATGCGCTCGATTTGGCCGCGAGTTGGTGACGCCAAGGATAATCACTTCGACACTCAAGCGGGACATGTTCACGATCTGGCCAGAGAAAGAACCCGCCCCTCTTGTTGACCTTGTTACAAAAGACGAGATGATGGAACAACTGCTAGAGGTGTAAGCTTGGCATACCCCCAGTTTTGTTACAAAGCCTAACGATAGCAGAAACTTGCAGAGCTATAGTCCAGGTATCGagaagaaagccaagctCCTAAGAAGGCTAGATGCAGATGGGCGAAGATTCAGAATCATCATGTCTGGATCAGCTCAAGCGGCATCGGGCAAGCCAAGACAGCAAAGTTAGTAGAATATCTTCTTGTCGAGGTCAAATGCTAACTTGCACAGCTGAGAAATTCGACTTCGATATCACTACAATGGTCTTCAACCCGCAATACGCCTTGCCCACCGGCAGTCATATGACACAAGAGATCATCGTACGGCAGAACGAGAGAATCGCAAGGCTAGATTTTATGGACGGAGCTGATATACTGAAGTTCCAACAAGCGGTCACTGGATTCAAGCCATGGGCCTCTGCCACGCAGTACGACTGTCAAGTCATTTTCGTTCTCGGTGGCGTCAAAGAGACAATCATGGAGAATGCTTGCCTTCAGCTCTGGATACCCAAATCGACCGAGGGCTCGCTTGTCACTAATAGCGATGCCgcagtcaacaacatcaagacttcatcaagccgTCAAAACTCCATATCGACACTTGCCTCTGGAGCGATGCCAAGTTCGCCCCTTTCAGGGAGCAGGCCATTTGCATCACCGGCGCAAACGCTTTCTTCTTATGGAAACGGTGGAGACGGGTTCGCTATGGGCCCTCCTGGTCGTCACCCAAGTCTCCCAACCATACCGCAGAGACAGCCCACAGGACCCGGGTTCTACGGCTCGTGGCCGGGAAGAACTTCTCCAGAGCCCATAGGGTCATCACCTGTAGAAAGACAGAGTTTCTTCCCTATACCAGGACCGCCGCGTCAGTCTCCACCACGGAAGCCAGTCGGATCAAgtccatctcctcgtcgCTCTAGCTCCCTCTTCCCTCCCCCCTCCAGCACTACAACTATGACCAATAATGGACGTTCTTTCAGTATATCAAGTGGCGTCTCAAGCAACAGTAACTCATCCAACAGTGATGTTCGAAGCGTTAGTATTTCTACAGGAACAAATTCCACAGGGCTTCTCCATAAGCGTCCAGTGAAGCCGATGCTGGTCTTGTTTACACAGAACCGACAAGGAGACAAATTCTCATTTGTGACAGTTCAGATTGACGACGAAACAAACATGAATCCAGAGCGCTGCAACTGTCGCCGATCCGGAAGAGATGGAGCATCCTGCGATATCGCGGCCatcgagaagaaaaagggtGATGCTCCTATTTCAGCCCGAAGATATGAGCAGTCACCGTCCGATGGCGAGATGGACTGGAACTTGGCCCGGCTGGCGCTGAATAACCCTGCCTCAACGAGCGATAGTGTCAACTGGCCCAACCTCAAACGTCTTAGCATCAAGTTTCCAACTCCGCAGGCACGAGCTAAGTTCTGTGGCACGCCAAACGTCTGTCActgcaagatcaagaaggaaggcGACTTGCTCAAGTGCATACAAGAACGCCATCGCGGACTCTGGGGAGAGGTTCAAGAGAACTACAGGAGGCAGATGAATAGCTTTCACAAGCAGCGATATGAGAGCAGATCTCATGTGGTCTATGGCGTAACGAGTTGATGGATTTAATATGCGAGAAAATGACGGGAAATAACAAGTTCAGTTTGTATCTCTATGTAAGGGGGCTTTTATGATTCTCACGAGGCGAGGAGTAATGGAGTAGTCATTGGTTACAGGCGTTTTTGGAAAGCTGAGAGAGGGACTCTTAGACAAGTTCGCTGATAAATTGGAATGATTACAATGTTTAATAAACATCGCTTTTGATCTGCAGACTGAGATTCTTCAACTGAGAAATCATAGTTTCAAATAACCCAATATTCACCATAAATACATTGAACCCTTATTTCCTGCTGAACTTTTATACGTTTCTTCCTACATCCATTCAAACCTGCTTCTGCGGATCGATGCTATGCTCCCGGCTTGAGCCTGCTATGGCCTTGCTCTGTTGCTCTGTATCCTCATGGATCACGACATTGGTCGCTGAACGAGCTGTATCAATatcatcttccagctcctCGGGAAGTGTAAGGTTGAGGATCACACAGATGATGGCAGCAACCGCAAAACCGGTCTCCATGACAAGAACAATAGCATCGAGGAAACCCTGAAGAGAGCGGTTGTCCCCCTCGTATGTGAAGACCTTATCAAAGTAGTTGGGTAGAAGCGTTGCGCCATATCCCAGAGCCAGACCAGCAGTGAGAATGAAGCGGTTGCGTCGAGTGAAAGGAACGCCACGGACAATGATGGACATGCCCGATACAGCCACAGCACTGAAGAGGAAGGTTGTCATGCCACCAAGAACAGCTGATGGAATGGCAatgagagcagcagcaaacttggcaaagatACCCATGATGACCAGGAACATGGCGCAGGCAAGACCAGCTTTGCGGTTGGCGCACCTGGTGAGGACAATGACACCGTTGTTCTGAGCGAAAACAGACATGGGAGTCATCGTCATGAGAGCACCAATACAGCCCGCAATACCGTCAGACAGGATGCCACCTTGAATACGAGATTCATAGGTCTTTCCAGTCACCTCAAGTTTAGAAACGTCGCATGTGGCTGTGACATCGCCGATAGCCTCAGTAGCGCAGACAAGGTAAACAGCAATCAGGGGGAGCACGAGTGGCCCATAAACTGATAGAGGGAACGTGTGTACCCAGGCGAAGGAAGCAACGGGGGCAGAGTCGATCCCGGATCGATCGAAATAACCacaagcagcagcaataaTGCAGCCGACTAGTAGTCCAACCACGACCGAGGTGGATTTCATGATGGGAGAGCCGAAACGCTCACACAGGATAATAGCAACGAAAACAGAGAAACCCAAGCCTAGGAATTCTGCAGATCCCCAGGGAAGAGGATGTGGTGCGTTGATGTTGGGGCAAAGAGCAAACAAGCCATCAGTGGCAGTCATGCATCCTCCACTGCCACCCATCCAGTTGGAGAAACCCgacttgatgagcttgataccGATGAGCATAACGGTAGGGCCAGTGACAATCGGTGGCAGGACCTTCAACAAGTACTTTGCGGGGATGAAAGAgacgaggatgttgatcAAAGCACACACAGCGGAGGTTCCAAGAATGGCTCCATAA
Coding sequences within:
- a CDS encoding probable uric acid-xanthine permease; protein product: MDEDQGPRSIAPEHAPPKTIAQRCNGLRKAFTTRHGLIGDYDYAFLFRPNLPFMKKSVNPSPFFGLNDKMPVLLGLLLGFQHALAMLAGVITPPIIISGSANLLPEQQQYLVSTALIVSGIFSAVQITRFRLFGTQYYLGTGVLSVVGVSFSVIPVAQGSLTQMYANGFCPSDSDGNPLPCPQGYGAILGTSAVCALINILVSFIPAKYLLKVLPPIVTGPTVMLIGIKLIKSGFSNWMGGSGGCMTATDGLFALCPNINAPHPLPWGSAEFLGLGFSVFVAIILCERFGSPIMKSTSVVVGLLVGCIIAAACGYFDRSGIDSAPVASFAWVHTFPLSVYGPLVLPLIAVYLVCATEAIGDVTATCDVSKLEVTGKTYESRIQGGILSDGIAGCIGALMTMTPMSVFAQNNGVIVLTRCANRKAGLACAMFLVIMGIFAKFAAALIAIPSAVLGGMTTFLFSAVAVSGMSIIVRGVPFTRRNRFILTAGLALGYGATLLPNYFDKVFTYEGDNRSLQGFLDAIVLVMETGFAVAAIICVILNLTLPEELEDDIDTARSATNVVIHEDTEQQSKAIAGSSREHSIDPQKQV